A portion of the Scleropages formosus chromosome 13, fSclFor1.1, whole genome shotgun sequence genome contains these proteins:
- the LOC108929019 gene encoding non-POU domain-containing octamer-binding protein-like, with product MQGSQDTVPEQPNYECAREQGPPKQHGAGWNPNGLPAEDSKHSILTIDLRSFKKPGEKTYTQRSRLFVGNLPAGVTEQDVEKLFSKYGKPAEIFVNKERGFGFVRLETRILAEIAKAELDDFAFRGRQLRVRFAAHGAALTVKNLPQFISNELLEEAFSAFGQVERAVVVVDDRGRPTGKGVVEFTSKAAARKALERCAEGAFLLTAYPRPVRVEPMDQLDEDEGQPERVISKNQQFHKEREQPPRFAQPGTFEYEYAMRWKALLDMEKQQQEQVDRNIREAREKLESEMVAAQHEHQVMLMRQDLLRRQEELRRMEEQHNLEVQKRKQVEMRQEEERRRRSEEAARRQQEAFAENSEKDMRMHMPGQGMAVSRSYMAGSNLPAGPVNMPDVEKPLMHERFAVEQAVSDAMLGAMPPFPRGLSTPPDFGLNKRRGY from the exons ATGCAAGGCAGCCAAGACACCGTTCCTGAACAGCCAAATTATGAATGTGCCAGAGAACAGGGTCCCCCAAAGCAGCATGGTGCAGGATGGAACCCCAATGGTCTACCTGCAGAAGACAGCAAACACTCAA TTTTGACAATAGATCTGCGAAGCTTCAAGAAGCCAGGAGAGAAGACGTATACGCAGCGCAGCAGGCTCTTTGTGGGGAATTTACCAGCGGGGGTCACCGAGCAGGATGTGGAGAAGCTGTTCTCTAAGTACGGGAAACCTGCAGAGATATTCGTAAATAAGGAGAGGGGTTTCGGCTTTGTGAGGCTG GAGACCAGGATCCTGGCGGAGATTGCGAAGGCTGAGCTTGACGACTTTGCGTTCAGGGGCCGACAGCTGCGTGTGCGCTTCGCCGCTCACGGGGCAGCGCTCACCGTGAAGAACTTGCCTCAGTTTATCTCCAACGAGCTGCTGGAAGAGGCTTTTTCCGCCTTTGGCCAGGTGGAGAGGGCTGTCGTGGTTGTCGACGACCGGGGGAGACCCACAGGGAAAGGTGTCGTGGAGTTTACCAGTAAAGCTGCTGCTAGGAAGGCCTTGGAGCGATGTGCAGAAGGGGCCTTCTTGCTCACCGC ttaccCACGTCCAGTTAGAGTGGAACCGATGGACCAGCTCGACGAGGACGAAGGGCAGCCAGAGAGGGTCATCAGCAAGAACCAGCAGTTCCACAA GGAGCGGGAGCAGCCTCCGCGTTTTGCACAGCCTGGCACCTTTGAGTATGAGTATGCCATGCGCTGGAAGGCCCTGCTGGATATGGAGAAGCAGCAACAGGAGCAGGTGGACAGGAACATCCGGGAGGCACGGGAGAAGCTGGAGTCGGAGATGGTGGCAGCGCAACACGAACACCAGGTTATGCTAATGAGGCAGG ACCTGCTGCGGCGGCAGGAGGAGCTGCGCAGGATGGAGGAGCAGCACAACCTGGAGGTGCAGAAGCGCAAACAGGTAGAGAtgcggcaggaggaggagcggcgGAGGCGCAGCGAGGAGGCAGCACGCAGGCAGCAGGAGGCCTTTGCAGAAAAT agtgaGAAAGACATGAGAATGCACATGCCAG GTCAGGGGATGGCAGTGAGCAGGAGCTACATGGCAGGAAGCAATTTGCCTGCAGGACCGGTCAACATGCCAGATGTGGAGAAGCCCTTAATG CACGAGCGCTTTGCCGTGGAGCAGGCTGTGAGCGATGCCATGCTGGGGGCCATGCCGCCCTTTCCTAGAGGCCTTTCCACACCACCTGACTTTGGGCTCAACAAACGCCGCGGCTATTAA
- the LOC108928577 gene encoding neuropeptide Y receptor type 6-like, protein ISEVITDGTKPDFADYDCRSFSYVLLVLVGGYIVVTLVGLFGNLCLIHIIRQRKEVHNVTNLLIANLSLSDVLICIMCIPFTVVYTLMDYWVFGETMCKVSNFVQCLSVSVSSFSLVLIAVERYQLIVNPRGWKPSISQAYLGIVFIWLGSAILSAPFLVFFQLTDEPFRNISQTFYRGKYACIDNWPSEFNRLGFTTVLLGVQYFAPLCFIFVCYVKVFVCLRRRSGLVEHLRESESRLSESRRISAMLVSIVLTFAVCWLPLNIFNLIFDWHHEALLNCHHNLVFTLCHLVAMISTSINPIFYGLLNKNFQKDLNNIIRQLKCDSSSEEYENIRMTNKHTDVSMGLLRLSVANNSA, encoded by the coding sequence CAAAGCCTGACTTTGCAGATTATGACTGTCGGTCTTTCTCGTATGTCTTACTGGTGCTAGTGGGGGGCTACATTGTGGTGACTCTTGTCGGACTCTTTGGAAACCTATGCCTGATCCACATTATCAGGCAGCGGAAGGAAGTGCACAATGTCACCAACCTCCTCATTGCAAACCTCTCCCTGTCAGATGTGCTCATCTGCATTATGTGCATTCCCTTCACTGTGGTCTACACACTGATGGACTACTGGGTATTTGGTGAGACCATGTGCAAGGTCAGCAATTTCGTGCAGTGTTTATCTGTCTCAGTCTCCAGCTTCTCCCTCGTTCTAATTGCTGTTGAGCGCTATCAACTTATTGTCAACCCTCGAGGCTGGAAGCCCAGCATCTCCCAGGCATACTTGGGCATTGTCTTCATCTGGCTGGGCTCTGCCATCCTGTCTGCACCCTTTTTAGTGTTCTTCCAGCTTACAGATGAGCCTTTCAGAAACATCTCCCAGACTTTCTATCGAGGCAAGTATGCCTGCATAGATAACTGGCCATCAGAGTTTAACCGGTTGGGTTTTACCACTGTTCTGTTGGGGGTTCAGTACTTTGCACCACTCTGCTTCATCTTTGTGTGCTAtgtgaaagtgtttgtgtgcctgCGACGTCGCAGTGGTCTAGTGGAGCATCTCCGAGAGAGTGAGTCCAGGCTGAGCGAAAGTAGGCGCATCAGTGCCATGCTGGTGTCCATTGTGCTCACCTTTGCTGTCTGCTGGCTTCCACTTAACATCTTCAACCTCATCTTTGACTGGCACCATGAGGCTCTGCTCAACTGCCACCACAACTTGGTCTTTACCTTATGCCACTTGGTGGCCATGATTTCTACCAGCATCAACCCCATATTTTATGGCTTGCTCAATAAGAACTTCCAGAAGGACCTCAACAATATTATACGCCAGTTGAAGTGTGACTCCAGCTCAGAGGAGTATGAAAACATCAGGatgacaaacaaacacacagatgtcTCCATGGGTTTGTTAAGGCTCAGTGTTGCCAATAACAGCGCTTGA